The following coding sequences lie in one Trichoderma breve strain T069 chromosome 1, whole genome shotgun sequence genomic window:
- a CDS encoding oxidoreductase family, NAD-binding rossmann fold domain-containing protein → MATPLNVLMIGTGEYTTGFVGGGASGSDKKVGVVGLTLFDLRRRGKVGQLGMVGVNGTKFPAIREHLNKNITQVYNNLDTSFDSFPANDKVDADAYKAAIDQLKPGDAITIFTPDPTHFPIALYAIERGIHVLITKPAVKLLEHHLELAQKANEKGVYVFIEHHKRFDPAYSDARFKAQTLGDWNYFYSYMSQPKSQLETFKSWAGKESDISYYLNSHHVDICDSMVQQRGYLPTKVSATSSKGVATSLGCVDETEDTISLLVTWERKDEPNKRAIAVYTSSWTAPQRAGIHTNQYFHYLAKEGEIRVDQAHRGYDVADDRAGQLQWFNPFYMRYAPDEDGNFNGQTGYGYISIEKFVDGCRAVNEGRATPADLDAKGLPTLNNTIATTAILEAGRRSIDEGREIKIVVENGQWKLV, encoded by the exons ATGGCGACCCCTCTCAACGTGTTGATG ATCGGTACTGGCGAGTACACCACCGGCTTCGTTGGCGGTGGCGCCTCTGGATCCGACAAGAAGGTGGGCGTTGTCGGCCTCACCCTCTTCGACCtgcgacgacgaggcaaaGTCGGCCAGCTGGGCATGGTTGGTGTCAATGGCACAAAGTTTCCCGCAATCC GAGAGCACCTCAACAAGAACATCACCCAAGTCTACAACAACCTGGACACCTCATTCGACTCATTCCCAGCCAACGACAAGGTCGATGCCGACGCCTACAAGGCCGCCATTGACCAACTCAAGCCcggcgatgccatcaccatcttcaccccCGATCCCACCCACTTCCCCATTGCGCTGTACGCCATCGAGCGCGGCATCCacgtcctcatcaccaagcccgccgtgaagctgctggagcacCACCTGGAGCTGGCCCAAAAGGCCAACGAAAAGGGCGTCTACGTCTTCATCGAGCACCACAAGCGCTTCGACCCCGCCTACTCAGACGCCCGCTTCAAGGCGCAGACCCTGGGCGACTGGAACTACTTTTACTCCTACATGTCACAGCCCAAGTCGCAGCTCGAGACGTTCAAGTCCTGGGCCGGCAAGGAGTCCGACATTTCCTACTACCTCAACAGCCACCACGTCGACATCTGCGACTCCATGGTCCAACAGCGCGGCTACCTGCCCACCAAGGTCTCGGCCACCTCCTCCAAGGGTGTCGCCACCAGCCTGGGCTGCGTCGACGAGACCGAGGACACAATCTCCCTGCTGGTCACCTGGGAGCGCAAGGACGAGCCCAACAAGCGCGCCATTGCCGTCTACACCTCCTCGTGGACAGCGCCTCAGCGAGCCGGCATTCACACCAACCAGTACTTTCACtacctggccaaggagggcgagaTCCGTGTCGACCAGGCCCACCGAGGCTACGACGTCGCCGACGATCGCGCAGGCCAGCTGCAGTGGTTCAACCCGTTCTACATGCGCTACGCCCCTGACGAGGACGGCAACTTCAACGGCCAGACGGGCTACGGCTACATTTCCATTGAGAAGTTTGTTGATGGCTGCCGCGCGGTCAACGAGGGCAGGGCTACACCAGCTGACCTGGACGCCAAGGGTCTGCCTACTCTGAACAACACCATTGCGACGACAGCCATTCTGGAGGCTGGACGACGGAGTATTGATGAGGGCCGTGAGATTAAGATTGTGGTTGAGAATGGCCAGTGGAAGCTGGTGTAG
- a CDS encoding rit1 DUSP-like domain-containing protein, with amino-acid sequence MSSDDIFSNQPSISSLLTQLRRSTLTPHNRLKSIHADAAFVAQVASSFSTYSSDSASGPEKRKRKKRPLVANERCGSWYIPPDRKDGSAYFKSTDGHERAWKFSTRRLNLHLIDMIEENDGIIIVDSTRRGKRMPDALSTTIPIWCTVLNMALLPNNPLSSNLFLPPYLPASTHSQITALIPTFLSSLKELNLTFPTSLTKPLRPLWITQDSSLPPPPDSDNDEDEDQDQDQGVIFQEYRPVICCTASRRVIGSEVDEGGYIQGAGDDTENWALGLTPDIFWANTTTFLSAAEAAVPDLIIKLVEEAKAQRQSAPSGDANPATLPRKQLTPQLSVRPISPLDLSSPIPSAPQQQQPSECLILLTETPTPKETWLLSPTLLRVGLGKHKTASRNLRLALTEICSFATNFLQNHQHANETDAASNAEPPQIIVACDSGRDLSVGVALALSCYLFDDEGRFRVPDDKVAFTKTLVKMRLGAIMTVYPEANPSRSTLQSVNSFLMDWRN; translated from the exons ATGTCTTCAGACGACATCTTCTCCAAccagccctccatctccagcctccTCACCCAACTCCGCCGCAGCACCCTCACGCCTCACAACCGCCTCAAGTCCATCCACGCCGACGCCGCCTTTGTCGCCCAAGTAGCCTCTTCATTCTCCACCTATTCTTCTGATTCGGCTTCAGGTccggagaagcgcaagagaaaaaagaggccgCTGGTGGCGAATGAACGATGCGGCAGCTGGTACATCCCGCCAGACAGGAAAGATGGAAGCGCGTACTTTAAGAGCACGGATGGACATGAGCGGGCCTGGAAGTTTAGCACTAGGAGGTTGAATTTGCATCTGATTGACATGATTGAGGAGAATGACGG AATCATCATTGTAGACTCTACTCGCCGCGGCAAAC GCATGCCCGATGCCCTCTCAACCACCATCCCAATATGGTGCACCGTTCTCAACATGGCCCTCCTCCCAAACAACCCCCTTTCTtccaacctcttcctcccccctTACCTCCCTGCATCCACACACTCTCAAATCACCGCTCTCATACCCACGTTTCTATCTTCCCTCAAAGAACTCAACCTCACCTTCCCGACATCTCTCACAAAGCCTCTTCGTCCCCTCTGGATCACACAGGactcctctctccctcctcccccagACTCAGATaacgacgaggatgaagaccaagaccaagaccaagggGTCATATTCCAGGAATATCGACCCGTCATCTGCTGTACAGCCAGTAGACGAGTCATAGGCAGCGAAGTCGACGAAGGGGGCTACATCCAAGGCGCTGGAGACGACACCGAGAACTGGGCCCTAGGCCTCACCCCAGACATCTTCTGGGCCAACACAACAACCTTTCTCTCCGCCGCAGAAGCCGCCGTCCCcgacctcatcatcaagctagtagaagaagccaaagcacAGCGCCAGTCCGCTCCCTCCGGCGATGCAAATCCAGCTACCCTCCCTCGAAAGCAACTCACACCACAACTCTCCGTCCGCCCCATATCACCACTCGATCTCTCATCGCCAATACCCTCTGcaccacaacaacaacagccaagCGAAtgcctcatcctcctcacaGAAACTCCTACACCCAAAGAAACATGGCTTCTCTCACCAACGCTCCTCCGTGTCGGTCTCGGCAAACACAAAACCGCCAGCCGCAACCTCCGCCTAGCCCTCACCGAAATATGCTCCTTCGCAACCAATTTCCTCCAGAACCACCAGCACGCCAACGAAACAGATGCAGCAAGTAATGCTGAGCCGCCTCAGATCATCGTAGCTTGTGACTCGGGCAGGGACCTTTCGGTAGGCGTCGCCCTCGCGTTGTCATGCTATCTCTTCGACGACGAGGGTCGCTTCCGCGTGCCTGACGATAAGGTGGCGTTTACCAAGACGTTGGTCAAGATGAGGCTCGGAGCCATCATGACGGTGTATCCGGAGGCGAATCCGAGTAGAAGCACACTGCAGAGCGTGAACAGCTTTCTGATGGACTGGAGGAATTAG
- a CDS encoding haloacid dehalogenase-like hydrolase domain-containing protein, whose protein sequence is MPEIKAILFDCDNTLVLSEELAFEACADLINQICAERNVHVKFTGETLIQEFVGQNFRGMLTTLQKTHGIDIAPDDLEKYVLAEEDAVIAKLKAALRPCVGVDEQLAALEQSGKYQLAVVSSSALRRVRASIEKVGQDKYFPGDVVFSAATSLEKPTSKPDPAIYLHALKVLGKAAGESVAVEDSKSGTLSATRAGIKTIGYVGPYADDKKEEMEGVLRNAGAVVIMRDWSEFPAALAKIEKGEV, encoded by the exons ATGCCTGAA aTCAAAGCCATCCTCTTCGACTGCGACAACACCCTCGTCCTCTCCGAGGAGCTCGCCTTCGAGGCCTGCGCAGACCTCATCAACCAAATCTGCGCCGAGCGCAACGTCCACGTGAAATTCACCGGCGAGACGCTCATCCAGGAGTTCGTCGGCCAAAACTTCCGCGGCATGCTCACGACGCTGCAGAAGACGCACGGCATCGACATCGCGCCCGACGACCTCGAAAAGTACGTgctggccgaggaggacgccgtcatcgccaagctcaaggccgcgCTGAGGCCCTGCGTCGGCGTCGACGAGCAGCTCGCCGCGCTGGAGCAGAGCGGCAAGTACCAGCTGGCGGTGGTGTCGTCGTCAGCGCTCAGGAGGGTGCGCGCGTCGATTGAAAAGGTCGGGCAGGACAAGTACTTTCCTGGGGACGTTGTGTTTTCGGCGGCGACGTCGTTGGAGAAGCCGACGAGCAAGCCTGATCCTGCTATTTACTTGCATGCGCTCAAGGTGCTGGGCAAGGCGGCTGGCGAGAGCGTTGCGGTTGAGGACAGCAAGAGTGGTACTCTGAGTGCTACGAGAGCGGGCATTAAGACCATTGGGTATGTCGGTCCGTATGCTGAtgacaagaaggaggagatggagggcgtGTTGCGGAATGCGGGCGCCGTGGTGATTATGCGCGACTGGAGCGAGTTCCCGGCTgctttggccaagattgagaaggGCGAGGTTTAA
- a CDS encoding dnaJ domain-containing protein produces MVKETKLYDTLGIKPEASQDEIKKGYRKAALKWHPDKNKDNPNASEKFKECSQAYEILSDPEKRKIYDQYGLEFLLRGGAGGMPGGFSGFDFGGMPGGGGARTFHFSTGGTKGYNFMNPEDLFAEFQRSGGMHGGGGGHDDDDFNFFSSFGGAGGPRSGRTRTRSGFAEPPQRNREPTPEITTVERPLALTLEELYNGTTKKMKIKRKTFDESGKRVQTDQILEVPIKPGLKKGSKIKFNGVGDQVEGGRQDLHFIVEEKEHPLFKREDNDIVHTVTLDLKEALTGWKRVVATIDGKQISIDKGGPTQPGSEDRYPGLGMPMTKKPGQRGDFIVRYRVNFPSTLTSEQKTQLKEIL; encoded by the exons ATGGTCAAAGAGACCAAGCTCTACGATACCTTGGGTATCAAGCCTGAGGCATCGCAAGACGAGATTAAAAAAGGATACAG AAAAGCTGCTTTGAAGTGGCACCCtgacaagaacaaggacaaCCCCAACGCCTCGGAAAAGTTCAAAGAGTGTTCACAAGCCTACGAAATCCTATCCGACccggagaagcgcaagatcTACGACCAGTATGGCCTCGAGTTCCTGTTGCGGGGTG GAGCAGGCGGCATGCCTGGAGGCTTCAGCGGCTTCGATTTCGGAGGCATGCCGGGAGGAGGCGGTGCCAGAACTTTCCACTTCAGCACAGGCGGCACCAAGGGGTACAACTTCATGAACCCTGAGGATCTGTTTGCAGAGTTTCAGCGCAGCGGAGGAATgcacggcggcggcggaggccacgatgatgatgactttaacttcttttcttcctttggcgGTGCGGGCGGTCCACGGTCAGGTcggacaaggacaagatccGGCTTCGCTGAGCCACCGCAGAGGAATCGCGAGCCGACGCCCGAGATTACCACCGTTGAGCGGCCGTTAGCTCTCACTCTCGAGGAGCTGTACAATGGaacgacgaagaagatgaagattaAGCGCAAGACGTTTGATGAATCGGGCAAGCGCGTGCAAACAGATCAGATCTTGGAGGTACCCATCAAGCCAGGGCTCAAGAAGGGTTCCAAAATCAAGTTTAATGGAGTTGGTGACCAGGTGGAGGGCGGTAGACAAGATTTGCACTTTATTGTCGAAGAG AAAGAGCATCCCTTGTTCAAGCGAGAGGATAACGACATTGTGCACACCGTCACCTTGGACCTCAAGGAGGCTTTGACTGGATGGAAGCGGGTAGTCGCTACAATCGACGGCAAGCAGATCAGCATAGACAAGGGCGGCCCAACGCAACCCGGAAGCGAGGATCGGTACCCTGGATTGGGCATGCCCATGACAAAGAAGCCCGGGCAACGGGGCGATTTCATTGTCCGCTACAGGGTCAACTTTCCGTCAACCTTGACATCCGAGCAAAAGACGCAGCTAAAGGAAATTTTGTAA
- a CDS encoding ubiquitin-conjugating enzyme domain-containing protein, translating into MAQKRLMQELRSLQKEKWVEITTDETNLLKWRIGLWVVNPDSVWHGAFLKAEMRFPSDYPYQPPAFKFLTPNIIHPNVYSDGNLCISILHKPGEDEQSGELASERWNVLHGVESVLRSVLLLMDDPEINSAANVDASVLYRDNRPEYNTLAKATVAATKKNIPEGMKMPSMEELTPVPVKPVDDDADFWNMSDEEEDFGGSDSEEDMDDFDDEEEEEDEDDK; encoded by the exons ATGGCTCAGAAGCGCCTTATGCAGGAGCTGCGGTCTCTCCAGAAGGAGAAGTGGGTAGAGATTACA ACGGACGAGACCAATCTTCTTAAGTGGAGGATCGGCCTCTGGGTTGTCAATCCTGATAGCGTTTGGCATGGAGCGTTCCTCAAG GCCGAGATGAGATTTCCATCCGACTATCCCTATCAGCCACCGGCCTTCAAGTTCCTCACCCCCAACATCATCCACCCCAACGTGTATTCCGACGGAAACCTCTGCATTTCCATTCTCCACAAGCCTGGCGAGGACGAGCAGTCCGGCGAACTGGCGAGCGAGCGATGGAATGTTCTACACGGAGTCGAATCTGTTCTCAGAtccgttcttcttctcatggACGATCCCGAGATTAACTCAGCTGCCAACGTCGACGCCAGCGTCCTCTACCGAGATAACCGTCCCGAGTATAATACTTTGGCCAAGGCTACGGTAGCCGCGACCAAGAAAAACATCCCGGAGGGTATGAAGATGCCCAGCATGGAGGAATTGACTCCAGTACCGGTCAAGCCGGTCGATGACGACGCAGACTTCTGGAATATGtcagatgaggaggaagacttTGGAGGAAGCGATAGCGAAGAAGATATGGACGACttcgatgacgaagaggaggaagaggatgaggatgacaAATGA
- a CDS encoding protein kinase domain-containing protein, which produces MAWKTPRILTSPSTNSKDDSSFPGLKPPGPDATTKIEYEELQRNEIFALEAIYGDDFIQHTAAHSAWKKSDPSFDIRIKAPSDEEFTVTVGFTITATYPKTPPLLTLKGQNYLREVTLFKIQKFLETQPKIFAKEAEEMVYKIVEGIQDILEDAAQAKASGKQLPSLEEERDRHEAALAKLALAQKEKEKRLEEEEMKEKEKAAAEELQQELQRQKQKARESKFSRRSNGLSPHRPSSSSISDGETIEFDQFCTLTDRMGNTLTFRSVTGKSDPRSGEASTVYTVRPVLSNGQGNQLLALKEAVLRPNGKDQKEFKKQLQSLESRLQDLKIGNKIHHRHLVDILDFKVESGAAADRTASNTWTVRVLTPLAERGSLEELLELAGHLEIAKVRSWTRDLLDALNFLHNKNIAHQDIHPGNILLFRESTGEIVPKISDASYQREIHNLTSKKQGPIGLTTAKSAYWLPPEIAAATKPQYTSKADIWDFGIVFVQMVFGLDVLRKYSSPKNLMESLMLSQPLQELVSRFFKDDRQKRPRAFELGANFVEEGRLGKGGFGEVVKARKKLDGQIYAIKKITQRSQTSLTEILKEVRLLSQLSHPAVVRYYNTWVEEIPDSTDTEGETSTDDYTEDTRDTGNESAGIDIQFATSTGGLDFISSNAGVEFNYDSDEDEDDEDDNESSDEEEDDDQSSIVDSVGHREKLHEKDRLAVLQRRARMHRSYRTVLYISMEYCEKRTLRDLIARKLYKNTPEVWRLFRQILEGLAHIHSLSIVHRDLKPENIFIASSADGVDNVKIGDFGLATSGQFSVDRATANGYEADDMTRSIGTAYYSAPEVRSASNGMYSTKVDMYSLGIIFFEMCYLPMMGMQKADVLGQLRRPVPVLPSDFRPPEKTQTEIVLSLVNHNPKERPSSADLLKSGKLPVQMESETIRRTLAGLADPNSPYYQKMLSTLFARPVEAAKNFAWDMNGTTPSSAELLNQSIVKNALIAIFRRHGALEATRTSIYPKTVHQADNAVRLLDSNGTVLQLPYDLTMGHARMLAKHSQTPPLQRTFTFGSVFRDKQDTGQPQMFGEVDFDIVTIDTLDLALKEAEVLKVLDEILHTFPSLSASQMCFHIGHSDILQLIFEHCGIPTSSRRAAADVLSRLNIHNHTWQKIRMELRSPAVGISATSIDELQRFDFRDTPNKAFAKLKLVFEGSDMYQRAASTIAHLKEVVEYTKRLGITTKIYINPLNSLKEGFYIGGILFSCIYDKKAKDVFAAGGRLAWERLAKTPKSGGYSFLKKSEEDVSSIFSSKRCDILVASFDAATLRSSGIEVLRLLWSHDISAELARDSRSPEDLMSKHRDESYCWIIIIKQDSMLKIKTVGKKDVPDVDIPMAQLLSWLRPEIRDRDSKAAAKFRGTPEPATQGEKDHEQEVKILVAQTKSKKFNRRTVVEQAQITAASLMNSFLEGPILAIETSDHLMELVQSTTLSDPESWRRAEHGVATSEKKNVREIHDQLDTWRYKYEKKGGSKHSFLYNFRSGTCMYYDLSG; this is translated from the exons ATGGCGTGGAAAACACCCAGGATACTGACGTCGCCGTCGACAAACTCCAAGGATGACTCAAGCTTTCCGGGCCTCAAGCCCCCCGGTCCGGATGCGACGACCAAGATTGAGTACGAAGAGCTCCAGAGGAACGAGATTTTTGCCTTAGAAGCCATTTATGGAGATGATTTTATCCAGCATACGGCGGCGCACAGCGCCTGGAAG AAGTCCGACCCGTCTTTCGACATACGAATAAAAGCCCCGAGTGATGAAGAGTTTACTGTTACTGTTGGCTTTACCATTACCGCGACGTATCCAAAGACACCGCCGCTTTTGACCCTCAAGGGCCAGAACTACCTCCGAGAGGTCACCTTGTTCAAGATTCAGAAGTTTTTGGAAACGCAACCGAAGATTTTCGCcaaggaagcagaagagatggTCTACAAGATTGTTGAGGGTATTCAAGATATCCTTGAGGATGCTGCGCAGGCAAAGGCATCTGGTAAACAGCTGCCGtcgctggaagaagagcgagataGACATGAAGCAGCCTTGGCAaagctggcgctggcgcaaaaggagaaggagaagcgcctagaagaagaggagatgaaggaaaaggagaaggctgctgctgaagaattACAACAAGAGCTTCAGCgacagaagcaaaaggcgaGAGAGTCAAAGTTCAGCCGACGCTCAAATGGCTTGAGCCCCCACcggccatcctcatcttcgatcTCGGATGGCGAGACGATTGAGTTTGATCAATTCTGCACCTTAACTGATCGCATGGGAAATACTTTGACGTTCAGATCTGTCACGGGCAAATCTGACCCTCGTAGCGGAGAGGCTTCCACCGTTTATACCGTGCGTCCAGTTCTCTCCAATGGCCAAGGAAACCAGTTATTGGCCTTGAAGGAGGCTGTCTTGCGTCCAAATGGTAAAGATCAGAAAGAATTCAAGAAACAACTGCAGTCTTTAGAATCTCGGCTACAAGATCTCAAGATTGGGAACAAGATTCACCACCGACATCTCGTCGACATTCTTGATTTCAAGGTTGAGAGTGGTGCAGCCGCTGATCGCACCGCATCCAACACGTGGACGGTGAGGGTCCTAACCCCGTTGGCTGAGAGAGGCTCACTGGAGGAATTGCTAGAGCTAGCAGGCCATCTAGAGATAGCAAAAGTTCGATCTTGGACAAGAGATCTCTTGGATGCGCTGAACTTTCTTCACAACAAGAACATAGCGCATCAAGACATCCACCCAGGGAACATCCTTCTCTTTAGAGAATCTACTGGCGAAATCGTGCCAAAGATATCTGATGCCTCATATCAGAGAGAGATTCATAATCTAACCTCTAAGAAGCAAGGCCCCATTGGACTCACCACCGCAAAATCTGCGTACTGGCTGCCACCTGAGATTGCAGCGGCTACCAAACCTCAGTATACATCCAAGGCTGATATATGGGACTTTGGTATTGTTTTTGTACAGATGGTTTTTGGGCTGGATGTGCTTCGCAAATATTCTTCTCCGAAAAATCTGATGGAATCGTTGATGCTCTCCCAACCCCTCCAAGAGCTAGTCAGCCGTTTCTTCAAAGACGATAGGCAGAAAAGGCCGAGAGCATTTGAACTTGGTGCTA ATTTTGTGGAAGAGGGAAGACTTGGTAAGGGCGGGTTTGGTGAAGTCGTCAAAGCTAGGAAAAAGCTGGATGGGCAAATATATGCCATCAAAAAAATCACACAGCGTTCACAGACAAGCCTTACGGAAATTCTCAAGGAAGTCCGACTGCTCTCACAGCTTAGCCATCCTGCCGTCGTACGGTATTACAACACCTGGGTTGAAGAAATCCCTGATTCAACCGACACCGAGGGTGAAACGTCAACCGATGATTACACAGAGGATACCCGAGACACGGGCAACGAATCTGCTGGCATTGATATCCAGTTCGCTACAAGCACTGGTGGCCTGGATTTTATTTCGTCCAATGCTGGAGTAGAGTTTAACTATGATtctgacgaagacgaggatgatgaggacgacaaTGAGTCttctgatgaagaagaagacgatgatcAAAGCTCTATTGTGGACTCCGTTGGTCATCGAGAAAAGCTTCATGAGAAGGATAGGCTAGCTGTCCTGCAGCGTCGCGCTCGGATGCACCGATCTTATCGAACTGTTCTCTACATCTCCATGGAGTACTGCGAGAAGCGA ACTTTGAGAGATCTTATCGCGCGCAAGTTGTATAAAAATACTCCAGAAGTGTGGCGACTATTCAGACAGATTCTGGAAGGCCTGGCGCACATCCATTCGTTGAGTATTGTTCACCGTGATCTCAAGCCGGAGAACATATTCATTGCAAGCAGTGCCGATGGCGTGGATAATGTCAAGATTGGCGACTTTGGTTTGGCAACCAGTGGCCAGTTCTCTGTGGACCGAGCCACTGCCAACGGCTATGAAGCAGATGACATGACGAGGAGTATTGGAACAGCCTATTACTCTGCTCCAGAAGTGAGATCTGCGTCCAATGGGATGTATAGCACTAAAGTCGAC ATGTATTCTCTCGGAATCATTTTCTTTGAAATGTGCTATCTGCCTATGATGGGCATGCAAAAAGCCGATGTCCTTGGGCAGCTTCGACGTCCAGTCCCTGTTCTCCCCTCAGATTTCCGCCCCCCTGAAAAGACTCAAACGGAAATTGTGCTCTCGCTAGTCAACCACAATCCCAAAGAGCGGCCATCCAGTGCTGATCTGCTGAAGAGTGGTAAATTGCCAGTCCAGATGGAGAGTGAAACCATCAGAAGGACTTTGGCCGGATTAGCGGACCCTAATTCGCCGTATTACCAGAAGATGTTGTCGACGCTGTTTGCACGGCCCGTGGAGGCGGCTAAGAATTTCGCGTGGGATATGAATGGCACCACACCTAGTTCTGCCGAGCTTCTGAACCAAAGCATTGTCAAGAATGCGTTGATAGCCATTTTTCGCCGCCACGGAGCCCTCGAAGCAACACGAACTTCGATATACCCCAAGACGGTGCACCAGGCTGACAACGCTGTCCGACTTCTTGACTCTAACGGTACCGTTCTCCAGCTTCCTTATGACCTTACGATGGGACATGCTCGAATGTTGGCAAAACACTCGCAAACTCCTCCTCTGCAGCGCACCTTTACGTTTGGTAGCGTGTTTAGGGATAAGCAAGATACGGGACAGCCTCAGATGTTTGGTGAGGTGGATTTTGACATCGTCACGATCGACACACTGGATCTGGCATTAAAAGAGGCCGAGGTCTTGAAGGTCCTGGATGAGATTCTTCATACATTTCCATCCTTGTCTGCATCACAGATGTGCTTCCACATCGGACACTCTGACATACTTCAACTCATTTTTGAGCATTGTGGTATTCCAACTTCTTCTAgaagggcagcagcagacgtCTTATCCAGGTTAAACATTCACAACCATACGTGGCAGAAGATTAGGATGGAGCTTCGATCCCCTGCTGTGGGTATATCGGCCACTAGTATTGACGAACTTCAGCGTTTCGATTTCCGAG ACACACCAAACAAAGCGTTTGCAAAACTCAAGCTCGTCTTTGAGGGCAGCGATATGTACCAGCGGGCCGCGTCGACAATAGCGCATCTCAAGGAGGTGGTTGAGTATACCAAACGATTGGGCATCACTACCAAAATCTATATAAACCCTCTCAACAGTCTCAAAGAAGGCTTTTATATCGGTGGCATCCTGTTCTCTTGCATCTACGATAAGAAAGCCAAAGATGTGTTTGCCGCCGGTGGCCG TTTGGCTTGGGAAAGGTTGGCAAAAACGCCAAAATCAGGCGGCTATTcgttcttgaagaagagcgaagaAGACGTGAGCAGCATATTCAGCAGTAAACGT TGCGATATTCTGGTGGCAAGCTTTGACGCAGCAACCCTTCGATCCTCTGGTATTGAGGTATTGCGGCTACTTTGGTCACACGATATCAGTGCAGAACTTGCTAGAGACTCAAGGTCTCCAGAAGATCTCATGTCAAAACACCGAGATGAGAGCTATTGTTGGATCATTATCATCAAGCAAGATTCGATGCTGAAAATTAAGACTGTGGGAAAGAAGGATGTACCGGATGTGGATATACCCATGGCGCAGCTCCTTTCTTGGCTAAGACCTGAGATACGAGACCGAGACAGCAAAGCCGCAGCAAAGTTCCGCGGAACGCCCGAGCCTGCAACGCAAGGCGAGAAAGATCACGAGCAAGAAGTCAAGATTTTGGTTGCCCAAACCAAGAGCAAAAAGTTCAATCGGCGTACAGTAGTGGAACAAGCACAGATCACCGCAGCCTCGCTGATGAACTCGTTCCTCGAAGGccccatcttggccattgaAACCAGCGACCACCTAATGGAGCTTGTACAGAGTACAACCTTGTCGGACCCTGAGAGCTGGCGGAGGGCTGAACATGGCGTGGCAAcgtcggagaagaagaacgtCCGTGAAATTCATGATCAACTTGACACTTGGAGGTACAAGTATGAAAAGAAGGGTGGCTCGAAGCATTCGTTCTTGTACAACTTCCGGTCAGGGACATGCATGTACTACGATTTATCTGGCTGA